ATCAACTGGCTGCTCCTCCCTAACAGACGGTTTTGTTGAGTtcgctttttttttccttcttcttttttttttttttggtcccacTTCCCACGAGAGACACGGCTTGAGCGAGGGGGAGAAAGGAGTCCTGGGCGTGAGGGTGGGGGTCTCTGAGGCTCCTCTACTATGCTCGTTAGGCACCTGAAGTAGGCTGACAACCCAAGCAGAGCTGAAGGTCCCGGCggcgggaggagggagaagacaaGCCCCcccatcacacacatacactttctTCACGCCCAGAACGCGAGGAAGTGCTGGCCGCGCAAATCCCCAGGAAAGCTTTTCTTTCACTATTCCCGAAGACACCCATGGGTGCTAAGGTCTGTGCTGAGTTGTTGCCTGAGAGCCAGAAAACGTGCGGCTCTGGCTTCTGGGGAGAGCCCACAGGGCAGCCAACCAAGAGgctctgcccacatgggaactCAGTGAACGGTTGAGGAACGGAACTGGGATAACATCGACTCTGGGCCAGTAGCCGGGGCGCGCAAATTGAAAGCGGGGGAGGTGCGAGAGGCAACTTCAGGTGTCACCAGGGCGGGAAGGTGCTGCACCGGGAGGCGCGGGGGCGCCGAGCCACGTTCCCCGACTGCCTCATTCGGAGCCAACATGGCCGCCTCGCAGGGAGGCGGGGGCAATTCGAGTCCGGGCAGGAGCGGGGCGGGGCTGCCTCGGTGGAGCCAGCGCGCACGCGCGGATCGCTCGGCCTCCCGGATGAAGGAGCTGAGGTCTAGGCCCTGACGGGGAAGTGGAGACCGGCTGACGCAGAGTGCCGGGCGCCGGCTCGTGGACCCTGGAGTTGTAGCGGGGGTCGGGGAGGAGGAAAAACTGTCAacgatggctgagaaaaatgggAGTGCGGCCGCGGAGGAACGGGCAGCCCCGCCCCTCCGCCATAGCAGCCTCGGGCGCCGCCTCTTCCTTTTCCAGTCCCGCGCCCTCGCCTGCTTCCGGCCGTCTTCCCTGCCGGGGTTCAGCGGGCTCCCACGGGAGCAGCTTCCCCGGGGGCTTTGGCTTCTTCGGCGTGAGGGGGGTTTGCCTGGTCTCCGGTAGGGCTGGTGTCTGGAAGGAGCAAGCTAGAACGAGCTTCCTACACCACAGGGCTGTCAGACGGCGGCTCTGACTGGTGACGGCCCGCGAAGGCCTCTGACCGTGAGGACCCAGGCGCGAGCGACTTCACCCGCAGAGCTTGTTCGTTCCCCCCCGCTCCCCGAGAGTCCGGGCCTCCTGTGCTGCTTGCTGGCTGTCCCAGATTCTGAGTTAGGCCGCCTACACTGAGCGTCCGCAGCAAGCTCGGGCTCTCATTGGGCTAGGCATTGGGGGGCCTGGGCTGTAGGCCTGATGTGGACGGATCGCATCCCCTCTGGTCGCCAGTGAGGACAGGCACCGTGAGGTTTCCAGAAGCAAACCCCCTTTCACACTGTTTAAGGACCCTCGGGTGTGTCACTTGACTCCAGTGAACCTCAGTTTTTACATCCATAAAATGGCGATGGCAATTATGCTGGCCTCACCGTGTCTAAGAGATCTAGAAAAGAGTGAAACCAGTCCGTGAAAGAGCCTGGGTTGTTGacaagttttcttttgtttttacttggtTCCCCTGTAAGTTAAGGGGTGGGGCGCTACAAACCAAGCCTGTGGTCACTGAGGCCACGCTTGAGCCTGGGGAGAGGAAGAATGCCAAGTCCggtccagaagcagaggtgggttAAGTGCTTTTTTTTGCGTGTGTGCCCAACTTCCCTTCTGCATGTGGGTGGGAACCCCAGGAATCAAAGAGGGCACCCAGAAAAAAGGGCAGCAGTAGCTGTGCGAGGTTAAGCGTGACTGCAGTGGTTTCTCTAAGCTCAGCAAGTCCGATGTTGGACATGATGGCTAGATAACATGCTGCCGCTGCTCTCGGGATCTCTCAGCAGCTTGCCAAGGAACTCCATGTTCAGGAGCAAACCGGCGTGCAGTCGGcggcccctcccttccttcaggCCTCCGGTGCTGGAGTGGGCCATGGGCGCCCTCTTGTGCCAAGGAGGGAGTACTGTTGTTTTTGAGATGTGAGGGAGGAATACTTGGAGCAATTATTTTGTATGTCAATGTGGTGAACTTGTGATGCCCTGTCCTGACTCTGCTACTTGTGTAGCACACAGGCTTCTGGCCCTGCCCCCCTAAAGCACTTAAATGAGCACTAGTAATACGGACAGCCAGGCAAAGGGCGACCAGAGCCTAGCACATAATCTAGTGAGAACCAGAGAACTGCACAAACAAGTTAGAGCTGAAGGAAAAGTTTTGTATCTCTTGTTaacttttaacttttttaaaagatttttttttattggaaaggcaggtcagatttatggagagatggaaagaaatatcttccatgtgctggttcactttccaaatggccacaatggctggaactgagctgacatgaagccaggagcttcttgagtgcagggtcccaaggctttgggccgtcttcgactgctttcccaggccataggcagggtgctggatgggaagttgagcagccaggacacaaaccaatacccatatggggtcctggtgcttgcaaggtgaggatttagccattgagccattgcgctgggccctgaagtttgtttgttttcaagatttatttatttgaaaggcaggattatagAGAAACAAAGAGcgcttctatccgctggtttactcccctgatGGTCTGaacagcaggactgggccagatggaagtcaggagcttggagcaaTATCTGTGTCCCCCACGTGTGATGGAGGGCCCGAGTACTTGGAtcaactgctgctgcttccacaggtgaattggcagggagctagatgcaaatggaagagccaggacttcaacaGGCCCACACGGGGAGCCGGTGTCACCAGCCGCAGCCAGAGACGCTGGCACCTGGGTAGTTTTCTCTTGAGTGTTGTTCTTCATCCCAAGTCAGTGAGCTGCTTGTGGTATTGTTGGCCTCTGTCCTCGTTCCCCAAGCTGGCATTTGGAAGTTCTGGAGGAATTATTGCCATTTCTTTAAGGAATTGTTTCAAAATGTCTTAGAAGTTCATTCCTTGCCTCAGGGTAGCTTTGCCATTGTTTACACATTGCTGCCTTGACCACAGAGGCAGGAGAGAGGTTTTCTCCCTTTCTAGTAGTGGCCCTGGTCTTTAGCCTAGGTTGGTTTGAGCTGTGAGAGCTGGCTGAAGGCCTGCTGCGTGGTGGCTTGCTTTTCCTTCTCCACTTAGTTTTACAAACCAGCTGAACACACATCAGAGCACTAAGCCGGAGTGTGTAGTCATTATGGTCTTCCAGAACGCTCCTGTGCCCGACTTCTGGGATTCTGGTTTGGGAGGTAGTTTATTATTCTGGGCATGAGGGAAGGGGCACATGCCAAATAATAGCCACTGCATCCTGGATGGGTGTAGCCCTTCCCACGTTAGTCCATTTCATGGCAGAAAAGATAGTGTGATCCCATTTGATGCATAAATAACCGGCTCAGGAAACAGGAACTGGCTAGTGACATAGTCAGGGCTTGAAGCAAGTCCTCTAGTTCCCCCTTAAGGGCTCTCTCAGCAGTCTTGTGGAGAAGTTTAGCATTGCAGCTTCACACCTTGTGTGGGACTTTTCTGGTGTGAATGTGCTTGATTGAGACACTCGGCAGTCCCATCCACCTTCAGGATGTTGTTATACTGCCCGGGCAGTTCCATGGTTAGCTCTGCTGCAGTTAGCACACGGGGAGGCTCCTGTAAGGCGTCCCGTCATTGCTCTGCATTGGGCCCTGTGTGACGTTTTCCTTCTTGGGTTTCAGAGTTTGGGAGCCTGCGGGAGCTGGAGGCCAGTAGCTGTTCGCCTGGATTCCTGGTAGCGAACAAGATGTGGCCTTTGGACCCGTCCCGGAGAGAGGTGCTGAGGTTTGCTGTCCACTGCCGTGTCCTGACTCTGGTGTTGCAGGTCAGTCTCTGAGCCCAGGCTAGAGCTCAGAAGCCGTGTCCTGACCCTGATGCTGTGGCtgcatggctgggccaggttaagaGTAGTCCCCGTCTCCTCCTCCCTCTACCTCCCAGGTGTGCCCCACCATGTTTGGCATCATGGAGACCTAGACTTCTTAGTTGGAAAGCAAGCAGGAACCTTTGAAGGATCCTCTTAATGCCCTGTTTGCCTCATGTTGACTGCACATGTACACCCTCCCAGGGGTGTTGCACGGAGGTAACTGTATGTGCCTCTGTTACCAGGTCCCTTTTCTGCAGCTTGTAGCTGGTCCTTCCGCGGAGAGCTCCTTTCCTCGCTCCCTCTGCCCCTACCACAATATGAGGCTCAGAACATATTTCTGGGTTCCAGGTTTAGTTCAAATTGTCCTCCAGTTGGAGCTGGGGCTATTATCTGTGACTGGCATCTGTGACTGTCACTACTGTCCCGTTTGGTTGCACTGTTTGAAGTGGCCTGATAAGGAAACTGACCAAAAAGAGAAGCCTCAGAAATGAGCCCCTGTTGCCAGGCCTCGGAGACTGGCTCAGTGGTGGCTCTGACCCACAGACACAGGCCTGTAGATCAGCTCCtgggaggaggagccaggacagctgGATTCTCGCTGGGATGGTGGTATTGGAAACAGTGTGCTTGCCCAGCCACCAGGGTTTTAATTACCCATAATGGTCTAAAGATTGTACCAGATGGTCTAGCGCCTTAAGTAGCTCACAACATAGAGGAGCACAAAGGCAGACATGTATTGAGTAGGAAGCTATTTCACTTCTACCCGATTCCCAGCTTTaagtggaaaatttaaaaaaatatattaatttgtattggaaagacagatgaaatttacggagaggagagacacaaagaaagatcttccattcactggttcactcccaaaatggagcTAAGccaagccggagccaggagccaggaacttcttctgggtctcccacatgggtgcagggccccaaggccttgggtcgtcctcgactgctttcccaggccacaagcagggagctggatgggaagtgggtggaATGGCCAGgaacaaactggcacctacatgagaTGCCAACACTTGAAGGTGAAAGGtttgccagttgagccattgcgccagcccCCTTGTGTTCTTGTCCTCTTCATATGCTGTTCTCCCACCTCCTCTCaaatctcaattttaaaaaatacttattattattattttttttttattgcaaagtcagatatacagagaggagaaaagacagacaaaaagatcttctgtccgatgatttactccctaagtgaccacaacggcctttTGCTataccagtctgaagccaggagccaagaactttttccaagtctcacacacgggtgtagtgtcccaaggctttgggccgtcctccactgctttcccaggccacaagcaaggagctggatggaaagcggggccgctgggattagaaccagtgcccatatgggatcctggcatgttcaaggcaaggactttagccactaggtcactgcaccaggcccaaatctcaatttttaaaaaagattcatttatttgaaagataaagtggcAGAGTGGGatagacagacatcttccatgtgctggttcactctacaattagctacaatagccaggtctgagccagggcaaagccagcatCTAGGAactccatacaggtctcccacgcgggtgagaggggcccaggcacttgggttgtGTGCACTGCCTTCCCGTGCCCATCAGTAGGACTCTACCCGGGATTTAACTATGGGCTGCCGGCGTTGCTCATCTCAATTTGAAGCATCACAGTCTCTGACTACTCTTAGTTTTCAGCTCACTGTCTGCAGTATCCTACGGGTCAGTATTCTTCCACCTTCTCAGGGTTGATAGCCCGTTGATCCTGCCACCATTTCCCCATCTCTCACCAGCTGCACGGCCTCAGCGCCCTCCTCCCGCCACGGCCTGCCCCGTTGCTGTGCGTGAGGACTCCCCTCTCCGGCTTCCCCCTTCCTGTACCTTATGCACAGTACAAAGGCCTGGCCTCACTTAACTCCAGTGATCTGCCTTCCCTTTGTCTGCATCTGCCCAGAGCAAAACACAGCTGTGCCAGCTAATCTTTTTCATTCAGGATCACTAAGCCAAGCCTTACCACATTTCTGGTCCATCAGGCCTCTCGTTCTCCCCAGTTTTTTTGCACATCAGAACCACCGGAGCAAGGGAGCTTTTGAAACGCTGCCAGTGCTGTTTTCAGTCTGGCTATACCCCAGTCCCTTGAAGGCATTATCTCTGGGGAAGAGGCTCAGACATGGGTATTTTTTAACACCACCCGCCCCTCCCCCATCATTCCAGTACACAGTCTATTTTGGGAACCAAGGTACCTTGTTTTACTCCTTCTGCACTTTCCTCAAATTTAGAACAACTTTCCCTGGTTACTCACTTAACTGAAAACTTAGTTTCCCGAATGAAAACTCAGAAAAACGGAAAGTGTTGGAAGAGACTTTCTGTTTCCTCCCACTGTGCTCTGCACCTCTGAGCAGAGCCTCTTCTGTTGGAGTGGGATGTACCATCTGTCTTCGGCAGCACTTGATgtcagttttctctttctttttttgagatttatttatttggggcgcagtgcagtagcctagtggctgaagtcctcacctaaAGTCCGTGCAGGGCAttggttcacatcccggctgctctgcttctccttgcttgtggcctgggaaagcagtcgaagatggcccaaagccttggtagggagtcctgaaagaaactcctggctcctggcttcggatcagcacagcaccgaccattgcagccacttggggagtgaatcatcagacggaagatcttcttctctgtctctcatcctctctatatttctgagtttccaataaaaataaataaatctttagaaaaaaaaagacaaaatttctcTTGACTCCATTCTTCTGCTCTCCTTTACAGCAAGACTCCTCAAAGCGGTCTGCATATGTTATCTCCCGTTTTCCTTCCATCTCTGCCGTACCCCATCTAGGGAGGTCTGCTCATCCCACTGAATGCTCTTGTCAAATTCACCAGCGACCTTCTAAATCCAGGTTCCATTTTCAGTAATCATCCTCCTCTCGGTGTTGTTTGCCCCCCTGCTTCACTCGGCTGCTCTCCTGGGCTTCCCCCTCCTCACcggcttcctttgctttccctggTGGATGCTCACCCTCTTTGTAGCCTGAGAGCGCTGGCATGTCCACGGCTCAGTTCTCAGACCTCTCGTCTGAGTCTCATTCAGTCTCATGCCCTTCAGCTCTCTCCAGGCACCCAGTGTGTGTTCCAGCACcatagcatcccatactggagtgctggaaACAGCTgcactgtttcccatccagctccctgctagcgtgcctgggaaacaacaggtgacagcccaagtacttgagtccctgccacctacaaggaagacccgaatggagttccagactgctggcttcagcctggctgttatggctgtttgggggtgaaccagcagatggaagatttctctttcttcattaCTCTGCCTTATAAATTAGTTAATTCTATCCATGCACTTATGACTCCAAATCTCTTCTGACCCACAGGCTCCTACCTTTCACTATCCACACAGCATTGTACTCTCAGATCCAACTGATGCAAACTCTACTTTTCATTCCCACCCTCAAGTCTGTTCCTCCATATTTTGTTACATGAGAATTACTATTTTCTTTCCAGTAAAGTCCTTGCTCTTTCTGCTCCACTCCCCAGGCTGTCTTCAATGCCATCATCCCGGATCATCGCGCGGAAGCCTTTTCTCCTCCCCGCCTGGCCCCCTCAGGCTGTGTGGACCAGGCTGTGGAGGTTCTCCTGGGCGGCCTGTCTCGCTGGGATGCTGAGCACTTCCTGTTCATCGCTGAGCATGGCTACCTCTACGAGCACAACTTCGCCTTCTTCCCAGGTTTCCCCTTGGCGCTGCTGGTGGGGACCGAGGTGTTGAGACCCCTGCGAGGGTTCCTGAGCCTGAGAAGTTGCCTACTGATTTCAGTCGCGTTGCTCAATTCCTTGTTCTTTGTGCTGGCCGCACTGGCGCTGCATGACCTGGGCCGTCTGGTTCTGCACTGTCCCCGCCAGGCCTTCTACGCTGCGCTGCTCTTCTGCCTGAGCCCCGCCAGTGTGTTCCTGGCAGCCGGCTACTCTGAAGCTCTATTCGCCTTCCTGACTTTCAGTGCCCTGGGGCAGCTAGAGAGGGGCCGAGTCTGGGTGAGTGGGCTCCTCTTTGCTCTGGCCACCGGTGCACGCTCCAACGGGCTAGTCAATGTTGGCTTCCTCCTGCACACTCAGTGTCGAGGCTTCTTTTCTGCTGTTGGAGTGCGGAGTGCCCTGAGACCGCTCTGGAAGCTGAtgacctctgtgtgtctgtcgGTGCTTGCACTCGGCCTTCCCTTTGTGCTCTTTCAGTATTATGCCTACAGCCGGTTCTGTGTGCGGGGCGCAAGCCTCCCCATTCCCAAGCCCTTGGTGCAGTTAGCAGTGGACAAGGGCTATCGGGTTGCTGGGGGAAGGGAGCCGCCTTGGTGTTCCTGGGCCCTCCCCCTGATCTACAACTATATCCAGGATGTCTACTGGAATGTTGGCTTTCTGAGGTACTATGAACTCAAACAACTGCCTAATTTTCTACTGGCTGCCCCAGTGGCCATCCTGGTCGCCTGGGCAACTTGGACATATGTGACCACCCACCCTTGGCTCTGCCTTACACTGGGCCTTCGAAGGAGCAGGAATGAGGCTCTGGAGAAGCCGGGTCCTGGATTCCTCAGTCCTCAAGTGTTTGTCTACCTCGTGCACGCGGCCGTGCTGTTGCTGTTCGGAGGGCTATGCATGCACGTGCAGGTGAGCCGGCATCCTGGCCAGGGGGGAGGGTGACTCCAGGGAGAGCCCCAGCTGAGGACAGGAAAGATGGCTGAAGCCACTCGCCTGAGTGACCtgtctgtgacttttttttttaagattttattgttattggaaagccggatatacagagagcaggagagacagagaggaagatcttccatccgatgattcactccccaagtgagccgcaacgggccggtgcgccagtccgaagccaggaaccaggaacctcttccgggtctcccacgcgggtgcagggtcccaaagctttgggccgtcctccactgcttttcccaggccacaagcagggaggtggatgggaagtggagctgccgggattagaaccggcgcccatatgggatcccggggcgttcaaggcgaggactttagccgctaggccacgccgccgggcccatgtccATGACTTTTCATACAGTATttgctgggggcagggctggggagtctTTGTGCCAGATGGAACAGGAATAAGAAAAGTTCTGCTCTAGTGGATCTTACGGTAAATAGAGGGAGACATTTAACAGATAACATTAGGGACAGAAGGATGAAAGGGATTGCTGTTTTGggagtggaaaaaaaatattgtgaaagaaaagaggaagcctTGGTGAACTCACTAAGGGAGTTGAGGAAGGCCCCTTAGCTGTGACCTGAAGAGCAGGTAGGAATTTTCTGTGTAAggcccaaaattacatggcagAGGAAGAACATTCCAGCAATGGAAGGGCAAAGACACAAGAGTGACGGAAGAGTCTGCTCCCACTGAGACTTGAGCTGCAGCTCAGGCCATCTCTGGCACCCTCCCTTGGGTGTCATTGCCCCCACATGGGTGTCCTGACTGTTGGCTTCTGGAAGGGATACTGAGCCCAGGCAGGTGCCCAGCGTTCAAGCATGTGTCTGGGTCTTGGGGTGGTTGTGGTGATGGAGGAGTGGGGAGTTTGATCTCATGTGTGACATCCTGTTCTGGGCTGTGGCTCCAGTTTCAGTCTCACTCTAAGAGAGTCCTGTGTCCCCCTGCTGACCTCGCTGTCACACTTTCTTCCTCCTGCAGTACTTTGTGACGTCCTCTAGCGGAGTGTGTGAGAGGCACAGGGGAATGGGGAGTTAGCATGCTGTGTCGTGAGATGGATTATCTTACTAAGGTGTCTGTCAAGCTGGCTGAGGCAGGTGTTTTGGCGACTTGACTCTGGGCTCCTCTAGCAGGGAAAGTGTTGAATCTTAGGGTCCCTACCTCTCCTTTCCTCATGTTGCCAAGCTCCAAGTCACAGCTAGAGTTGAGTCTAGGCCCTGGGCTAAAATAGCTGGTGGAATTATTAGTGTTGATTGGCTCGTTTTGGCAGTGAGTTCATAGCCATGTTTGTAGTGTGGCAGTGGCCTGGCTGTTGTCACACCTGTGTAACGCAGATCATAAGCTCTGCTGAGCAGCTTTTTCAGCATCAACtcaagctgggccagtttgagtcAGTGACCTGGTAGTAAACCTGGGGGCCTTCCCCTCCTTGTGCTTTCTAGGTCCTCACAAGGTTCTTGGGCTCCTCCACTCCTATCGTCTACTGGTTTCCGGCACACTTGCTGCAGAGTCGGGAGATGCTGTTGAGAACTCTGGAGACCACGCCTGAGAGGCCTCATGCAGGGAACTTCCCGCTGCGACAGACAGTCCCCAGAAATTGTATCATGGGACTTTTGTACAACTGGAAAACCTGTTCTCCAGTCACCCGATGCATTCTAGGCTACTTTCTGATTTACTGGTTCCTGGGACTACTCCTTCATTGCAACTTCCTGCCTTGGACATGACCTGGTGTCTGAAGGGACAAGTTGGAGGCTTAATGCAGAAGTGTGGAAGTAATCATTGTTGCTTCCATTAGGACCCCTCTCGTTCCCTGATGGCTGCATGGGAGTTCGAGGAGTGTGTCACAGAGAGCCCCTCTGGTTCTGGCCCAGACATATTGCAGAGGAAGGGCCATTTTGGCTCTATGTGAAGACACCATGTTGCAGGTTTAAAGCATACCTGAGCCTGTCCAGCCAACCAGCATGACAGACAGTTCACAGCTGCTGCCAATCCCTGTGGATGCACAAATGTAAATTCCACCCAAAGCTCCAGCTGATAGGCCTGTATGCCCAAACTCCGGCTTGGCAATAATATAGAGGAACCATCTTTTCTGgatgtctctgatgaattttgtCCATGAATTATGTACTTATTGATAGGAAAAAGTTTTATGAAGACAAAAAATGATGAATAAGAATGCTGCAGGAGCCCCAGCATGTGGCTATGCGACCCAAGGACTGTGTTGAGAATCTCTAAAACCAGGGAGGACAAGGTGGGTGTTTAATGAAATGATGCTGTTACTGGCAGCCAGGCGTGAACTGTGCAGTCTTTGTAGTTCCCTTTCAGCTTTTAATAGCAGAATGACCCAAGCCTAAATACCTGGGTGGAGGTTTAAACACGTGGTAATAGAGGAAATGTCTCCAGTTCTGCTTTTGGCAGTTAGGGAAAAAGCTCCTCCATTCCATGAGTAACTTCAGTGATCTGACCTTGGAGGGGGGAATGAAGGGACCCCTCGCCATAAGGGTCCCTGTCCTGCCTGAGTTACCCAGAGGCCACGCTTTCCTGCCACCCAGAGAGCCTTGCTTGCCTGGAGGAGCCGGCAATGGGCATTGCGGGTCAATAAGGCAGGGAGGTCTCTGCCCGCGTGCTGGCCCCTGTGGTGATGAACACGTCACTGAATATGTAGGAAGGCCAATGGCCCTGTGAGCTGTTTCTGTCCCTTCCTGGAGCCACGTTTAGAGTTTGGCTCTGTCTCGTCATCTCCCATTCCTGTTTGAGCCAGAAATGCCAAAAAGTAGAAGCTGTTCCAAACCGATGGGCAGTCATGAGCAGCTTCTGGGAACCCTGAGAATTGGAATTTTGACACACTCCCTCCGATCAAGCATGACAGAAAGCGAAACCTGCCAGCaaaagggaagctcctggctgagcCCCAGCACCCTCTGTGGGAGAGAGTGGTCAGCTCAGCCAGCCGGCGTCTCCGTCCCTCCCCGCAGCACCAGCCCAGCTGAGAGGTTGGTCCAGAGTCAAATGCTTCCGAAAACATACACACGGGgcagccctctgcctcctgccaagACACCAAGTGCCCTTGTTGGCAAAAGCTGATCATCCCTGCCCTAGTGTCCTCCTGCTGGcagccatccctccctccctcagcaaCAGCTGCAAGTCCTGGGATTTCCTCCCTGCTCCCCCTCAATCACGTGCAGACGTGTTGGGGTGCTGTTCCAGCTCTTCAGAACAGCCATGAGGTCCTCTGTCATCAAAGGCTGCTCTGCCTGGTTTGGGGCACAAATCAAGACCTTCATCCCTCTACCAGAAGAGATGACTCAGATTCAGTCATGTAGTCCCACTGTAGCCTTCACACTGGTCTCAGCCACCAAAACAAATGACTACAAGGCCTGAGAGCCCTCCACCAGGACCCTGGCTAGGTGGCCGCACCTGGTCCGACCCCAGGAGGACCCGGTTTCCTCTAACCTTGGAGATCTGGTTGCTGTTCTCTAGGGATCTAAGGGGCTGGCTGATTTTATGGCCAGCAGCTGTCCTTTTACCATCCCTTTTACCATCTGCAATAGTCTGGGAGAGGGAGGTGAAGGACCGGAGGCCGGAAGCTTCCTGTTTACCCTGAGGTCTAACAATGCCACAGCTGGGTTGGGCGTCTACAATTTCAGAGAAAAGTCATTTCCTTCTGAGACCCTGCTAAACAGAAACCAGACCTCCGGGTACCTGCCAAGTAAGCTTTTTGTTCCGTAATGGAGGTGGGAGGAGACGGGGTGTCTGACATGCCTTTACCAGTTCCCCTGGGGGAAAAAGAATAATAAGACCCTCTTTTTTTGAACAGACTCTCACCTTCGTCTGAAAGTGCAGTGTGTGTACAGGCTCAAGGCATTCCAAGTTGATTTTCTCAGTAGTCGGTTATGAATGCCTATTGTATGGGGGCTGAGCAGTCCCCAGGCTGCTAGCAGATGCACAGGGACAGGGGTCCAGGGAGTAAAAGAACTCATAAACTTGCTCCGTACTTCTCTGCTTGAAAGTCTTATcataaaaacttttttcttaGACACTTAAGGAAAGATAAGTTGTGGGATGAGTGGTGACTGGAAACCCACAAGCTGGGGCCCCTGAGCTAACCTGATATGGAGCTGGGCTTTGAAGGTCTGGCAGGTAGAGAGCGGGCCTAGAAGGCAGGTCGCAGTACAGGAGGCCGAGTTCAGTCTGGGTGAAACTGAGGTGTCACCAGTGGGAGACCTTGTATTTAAGCCAAGCCCACACACAACAGCTCCACTGTGTACCAGCTCTGCAAACTGGAGTCCGAACCTGAATCTCCAAGGCTCTGTATCCTTGAGCTCCGACCTGTGCATTCAACTAACTGTGAATCAAAAATACTGGAAGAAAAAGGTTAAATCTGTACTGAGCATGTGCAGACTTAAAACTGTACATATATGTATCTCCATGCAGTGATTTATTTTgacctttttgtgtgtgttgccaaagcaagcactatatatttttacttttaaatatttttgaaagccagttttagagggagaaaaggagagacatcactagttcactctccaaatggctgcaatgatcagggctgggccaggctgaagccaggagcttc
This window of the Ochotona princeps isolate mOchPri1 chromosome 2, mOchPri1.hap1, whole genome shotgun sequence genome carries:
- the PIGV gene encoding GPI mannosyltransferase 2, with the translated sequence MWPLDPSRREVLRFAVHCRVLTLVLQAVFNAIIPDHRAEAFSPPRLAPSGCVDQAVEVLLGGLSRWDAEHFLFIAEHGYLYEHNFAFFPGFPLALLVGTEVLRPLRGFLSLRSCLLISVALLNSLFFVLAALALHDLGRLVLHCPRQAFYAALLFCLSPASVFLAAGYSEALFAFLTFSALGQLERGRVWVSGLLFALATGARSNGLVNVGFLLHTQCRGFFSAVGVRSALRPLWKLMTSVCLSVLALGLPFVLFQYYAYSRFCVRGASLPIPKPLVQLAVDKGYRVAGGREPPWCSWALPLIYNYIQDVYWNVGFLRYYELKQLPNFLLAAPVAILVAWATWTYVTTHPWLCLTLGLRRSRNEALEKPGPGFLSPQVFVYLVHAAVLLLFGGLCMHVQVLTRFLGSSTPIVYWFPAHLLQSREMLLRTLETTPERPHAGNFPLRQTVPRNCIMGLLYNWKTCSPVTRCILGYFLIYWFLGLLLHCNFLPWT